In Daphnia magna isolate NIES linkage group LG7, ASM2063170v1.1, whole genome shotgun sequence, a single genomic region encodes these proteins:
- the LOC123474535 gene encoding uncharacterized protein LOC123474535: protein MEPMDVSKECSVISHPSSLKRLRRQSVSSSSSSDSFLVSNQSILLHVIISFPSLKKCFKQLSLNERKSILSALSINFPLTSTRVDAGGDLFVHADDQSTRDLLLQQEKLGDIEVKCSRTNRETECKKIIFGVPKEDAEEEIVAELSRYGVIKVLRLRKRFGDVHVTTEAVILWFSCAPPSEVLIANEIFRTHDPRQRPLLCRNCWLLGHTASRCRQKERNCNSNRHTSDDKSCPAYRMKQKILNFAQAENLSFHQAKEFLSKNAPHQQSSPAKSLSVSLPSHQKSTTPLPAPNDAQIEALQLEVTKLQVEVKSLRSHLLKYTPLDITTKMQENITSTKNLYENLKTTLDSIAPVMVRLTPNIPYIEEICRIVRQQNQNTSSTPTLLSTEGSDTNQHVTTHPGSQKPRHE, encoded by the coding sequence ATGGAGCCAATGGATGTCTCAAAGGAATGCTCCGTAATCTCCCATCCCAGTTCTCTTAAAAGACTCAGACGTCAATCTGTCTCCTCCTCCAGCAGCTCAGACTCTTTCCTAGTTTCAAACCAGTCTATCCTTTTACACGTGATTATTTCTTTCCCGTCTCTCAAAAAGTGCTTCAAGCAGTTATCCTTAAATGAACGTAAATCTATCTTGTCAGCCTTATCGATCAATTTCCCTCTCACGTCCACCCGTGTTGACGCTGGCGGGGATCTCTTTGTCCACGCCGATGATCAGTCAACCAGAGACTTGTTGttacaacaagaaaaattagGGGATATCGAAGTAAAGTGTAGCCGCACAAACCGAGAAACCGAGTGCAAAAAAATCATCTTCGGGGTCCCAAAAGAAGATGCTGAAGAGGAAATAGTAGCGGAGCTCTCTCGGTACGGAGTTATCAAGGTCCTTAGACTAAGAAAGCGCTTTGGAGATGTTCATGTTACCACAGAGGCTGTCATTTTGTGGTTTAGCTGCGCGCCGCCATCCGAAGTTCTGATCGCAAACGAAATCTTTCGTACCCATGATCCCCGGCAACGCCCCCTGTTATGCAGGAATTGCTGGCTCCTCGGGCACACAGCATCTAGATGTCGTCAGAAAGAGCGCAACTGCAACAGCAATAGGCACACCTCTGACGACAAATCATGCCCTGCTTACcgcatgaaacaaaaaattctaaatttcGCCCAAGCGGAGAATTTGTCGTTCCACCAAGCCAAAGAGTTTCTGTCCAAAAATGCACCTCATCAACAATCTTCACCCGCTAAATCGTTGTCCGTCTCACTTCCCTCCCATCAAAAAAGCACCACACCCTTACCAGCTCCAAATGACGCCCAGATTGAAGCACTTCAGCTAGAAGTGACTAAGCTACAAGTGGAAGTCAAATCCCTCAGGTCTCATCTATTGAAATACACACCCCTTGACATAACTACAAAGATGCAAGAAAACATCACTTCAACTAAGAATCTATATGAAAATCTCAAAACCACTCTTGATTCTATCGCTCCCGTCATGGTAAGATTGACTCCAAACATCCCTTACATCGAAGAAATTTGCCGAATCGTCcgccaacaaaatcaaaatacaagcTCCACACCCACTTTACTCTCGACCGAAGGCTCAGACACAAACCAACATGTAACGACGCACCCGGGATCTCAAAAACCTCGCCATGAATAA